In a genomic window of Agarivorans albus:
- a CDS encoding UDP-N-acetylmuramoyl-tripeptide--D-alanyl-D-alanine ligase translates to MIALSLNELTQALDAQLVGDSLIIQSISTDTREQMSQALFIALVGERFDAHNYAQQAIEQGATALLVERELALDVPQLLVKDTRLALGQLASYVREKLALSCCAITGSNGKTTVKEMTTAILSQGFEVLATKGNFNNDIGVPLSLLRATEMHQLGVLELGANHIGEIAYTVSLVKPKVALINNVSAAHIEGFGSQNGVLKAKSELFGELGAEQLALCEYQSSYQEYLDEVARPAKIGHFSLDNVNADYYASAIESLGLSGSRFVLHTPNGEALIQINLAGEHNVKNAVAAAALSLNMGAKLEQVSQGLAQLDKVPGRVNVQSLNNSVQLIDDSYNANPASFNAAINILANFEGKRFLIAGAMGEMGQQTKQVHNDLVKRALDSDISLYSYGASFDEVLTEIGRSSLGFDSHEVLCEQLITALEAQHSPCLVLVKGSRSTHMEKVVKQLQQYYKKGLEC, encoded by the coding sequence ATGATTGCCTTAAGCCTTAACGAACTCACACAAGCCTTAGATGCTCAGCTAGTGGGCGATAGTTTAATTATTCAGTCAATTAGTACTGATACTCGCGAGCAGATGTCTCAAGCCTTGTTTATTGCTTTGGTGGGTGAGCGATTTGATGCTCATAACTACGCCCAACAAGCTATTGAGCAAGGCGCAACTGCGCTGCTAGTCGAGCGTGAATTAGCACTTGATGTGCCTCAGTTGTTAGTTAAAGACACCCGTTTAGCGCTCGGACAACTAGCCAGTTATGTAAGAGAGAAGTTGGCGTTAAGTTGCTGCGCCATTACTGGTAGCAATGGTAAAACCACGGTGAAAGAAATGACCACGGCCATTTTGTCACAGGGTTTCGAGGTATTAGCCACCAAAGGCAATTTTAACAACGATATTGGGGTGCCTTTATCGCTGCTTCGCGCGACCGAGATGCATCAGTTGGGTGTATTAGAGTTAGGCGCAAATCATATCGGTGAAATTGCCTACACAGTGAGCTTGGTAAAACCCAAGGTTGCCTTAATCAATAATGTATCTGCTGCGCATATTGAAGGCTTTGGCTCTCAAAACGGCGTGCTGAAAGCTAAATCTGAGTTATTTGGCGAGCTGGGTGCTGAGCAGTTAGCGCTGTGTGAGTACCAATCTAGCTATCAAGAGTACTTAGATGAAGTAGCTCGTCCGGCTAAAATTGGGCATTTTTCTTTAGATAACGTTAATGCCGATTATTATGCCAGCGCTATTGAGTCTCTAGGTTTAAGTGGCAGCCGTTTTGTATTGCACACGCCAAACGGTGAGGCGCTTATCCAAATTAATTTGGCGGGCGAGCACAATGTTAAAAATGCTGTCGCTGCGGCTGCGCTTTCGTTGAATATGGGAGCCAAGCTAGAGCAAGTAAGCCAAGGCTTGGCACAATTAGATAAAGTGCCGGGTCGGGTGAACGTACAATCGTTAAATAACAGCGTCCAGCTAATTGATGATAGCTATAACGCTAACCCGGCGTCATTTAATGCGGCTATCAATATTTTGGCCAATTTTGAAGGTAAGCGCTTCCTTATCGCTGGAGCCATGGGGGAAATGGGACAGCAAACTAAACAGGTGCATAACGACTTAGTTAAACGGGCACTTGACAGTGACATCAGCTTGTATTCTTATGGCGCGTCTTTTGACGAAGTGCTGACCGAAATCGGTCGGTCTTCACTCGGTTTCGACAGCCATGAAGTGCTTTGTGAGCAGCTTATCACAGCCTTAGAAGCGCAACATTCTCCGTGTCTTGTGTTGGTTAAAGGGTCTCGTTCGACCCACATGGAAAAAGTCGTTAAACAGTTACAGCAATATTATAAAAAGGGTTTGGAATGTTAG
- the mraY gene encoding phospho-N-acetylmuramoyl-pentapeptide-transferase: MLVWLAEYLQQYFSGFSLFGYLTFRAIVSILTALVFGLWMGPKLIRRLQLLQIGQTVRNDGPESHLSKSGTPTMGGVLIIASVFLSTLLWARLDNPYVWVMLFVFGSYGAIGFVDDYRKVIRKDPAGLIARWKYFWQSVVALIVAVYLFWSSDSAAQTQLVLPFIKDIMPQLGWLFIPLTYLVIVGSSNAVNLTDGLDGLAIMPSVMVASAFALVAYLTGHVNFSSYLFIPYIPQASELVVVCTAMVGAGLAFLWFNTYPAQVFMGDVGSLALGAALGAVAVLVRQELLLVIMGGVFVMETVSVILQVGSYKLRGQRIFRMAPIHHHYELKGWPEPRVIVRFWIISLILVLIGLATLKVR; this comes from the coding sequence ATGTTAGTTTGGTTAGCGGAATATCTGCAGCAATACTTTAGTGGATTTTCGCTATTTGGGTATTTAACCTTTAGAGCAATTGTCAGCATTTTGACCGCCTTAGTCTTTGGACTATGGATGGGGCCAAAGCTTATTCGTCGCTTACAGTTGTTACAAATTGGTCAAACCGTGCGTAACGATGGGCCAGAATCTCACTTGAGCAAGTCGGGTACTCCCACAATGGGCGGTGTGCTGATTATTGCCTCGGTGTTTTTGTCTACCTTATTATGGGCGCGTTTAGACAACCCCTATGTATGGGTGATGTTATTTGTATTTGGTAGCTATGGCGCAATTGGCTTTGTTGATGACTACCGCAAAGTTATCCGTAAAGACCCTGCGGGCTTAATTGCCCGTTGGAAGTATTTTTGGCAATCAGTTGTTGCGCTAATTGTTGCGGTTTATCTATTCTGGAGTTCTGACTCTGCGGCTCAAACCCAACTGGTGTTGCCGTTTATCAAAGACATTATGCCGCAATTAGGCTGGCTATTTATCCCTCTCACATATTTGGTCATTGTAGGCAGTAGCAACGCCGTTAACCTAACGGACGGCTTAGATGGCCTAGCGATAATGCCAAGCGTGATGGTGGCATCAGCCTTTGCTCTCGTTGCCTACTTAACCGGCCACGTAAACTTTTCAAGCTACTTGTTTATCCCTTATATCCCACAAGCCAGTGAGCTAGTGGTGGTGTGTACCGCCATGGTGGGAGCAGGATTAGCCTTTCTTTGGTTCAATACCTACCCAGCTCAAGTATTTATGGGCGATGTCGGTTCGCTAGCCCTAGGCGCAGCATTGGGCGCTGTAGCTGTATTGGTTCGCCAAGAGTTGTTGCTGGTGATTATGGGCGGCGTATTTGTGATGGAAACGGTTTCGGTAATTCTGCAAGTAGGCTCGTATAAGTTACGTGGACAGCGCATTTTCCGAATGGCGCCGATTCACCACCATTATGAGCTTAAAGGGTGGCCAGAGCCTAGAGTAATCGTGCGCTTTTGGATCATTTCATTAATTTTGGTTTTGATTGGCTTAGCCACCCTTAAGGTGCGTTAG
- the murD gene encoding UDP-N-acetylmuramoyl-L-alanine--D-glutamate ligase, translated as MSKLQPQLRYAVVGLGASGLSSVRFLLKHEVLPLVCDTRQQPPGLASLPSSLQVVCGELPLKQLLECDVVIVSPGIALATPELQSLAKAGVQLIGDVELFCHYAEAPIVAITGSNGKSTVTSLLGEMAKHAGVNVAVGGNIGVPALDLLSPQVELYVLELSSFQLETTNSLRAKAATLLNVSEDHMDRYQGMGDYIAAKQTVYQNAEYAVINLDDELSQPQVQPEHSLSFSVHLDADYRLSEDQQYLMRGQQALLATNQLSLVGTHNFANILAALALAEAAGLNIDACLQAAKNYQGLAHRCQLVARKQGIAWINDSKATNVGATLAALNGLAGGQGQLWLIAGGDAKGGDLSELKAAFSHVAGVVAFGKDKQRFKDLDQRIELKENLAESFSWCQQQAKEGDIVLLSPACASLDMYKNFEVRGQHFCELVEAL; from the coding sequence GTGAGTAAGTTACAGCCACAACTACGCTACGCGGTCGTTGGCCTTGGTGCCAGCGGGCTTAGCTCTGTGCGCTTTTTACTTAAGCACGAAGTGTTGCCCTTAGTTTGTGATACTCGCCAGCAGCCTCCTGGCTTAGCTTCGCTACCCTCTAGTTTGCAAGTGGTGTGTGGCGAGCTGCCCCTTAAGCAATTGCTTGAATGTGACGTGGTGATTGTTAGTCCAGGCATTGCTTTAGCCACGCCAGAGTTACAAAGCCTGGCGAAAGCTGGAGTTCAGCTAATCGGTGACGTTGAGTTATTTTGTCACTATGCCGAAGCCCCCATCGTTGCGATTACTGGCTCAAACGGTAAAAGTACGGTCACTAGTTTGTTGGGCGAGATGGCTAAACACGCCGGGGTTAATGTTGCTGTAGGCGGGAATATTGGGGTGCCTGCCCTAGATTTGCTTTCGCCGCAGGTCGAATTATATGTTCTTGAGTTGTCTAGCTTCCAGTTGGAAACCACCAACAGTCTTCGCGCTAAAGCCGCTACATTGCTAAATGTTAGCGAAGACCACATGGACCGATACCAAGGCATGGGCGACTACATTGCCGCGAAACAAACAGTTTACCAAAATGCTGAATATGCGGTTATCAACTTGGATGACGAATTATCACAGCCGCAAGTCCAGCCCGAACACAGCTTGAGTTTTTCTGTTCATTTAGATGCTGATTATCGCTTAAGTGAAGATCAGCAATATCTAATGCGTGGGCAACAAGCACTATTAGCCACCAATCAGTTGTCGCTGGTTGGCACCCATAATTTTGCCAATATACTTGCTGCATTAGCCTTAGCAGAGGCAGCAGGGCTTAACATTGACGCTTGTTTACAAGCTGCAAAAAATTACCAAGGTTTAGCCCATCGCTGTCAGTTGGTAGCTCGCAAACAAGGTATTGCTTGGATTAACGATTCTAAGGCTACCAACGTTGGCGCTACCTTAGCCGCCTTAAATGGCTTAGCTGGTGGCCAAGGTCAGCTTTGGTTAATTGCTGGTGGAGATGCCAAAGGCGGCGATTTAAGTGAGTTAAAAGCTGCCTTTAGCCACGTTGCCGGCGTTGTTGCCTTTGGTAAAGATAAGCAACGTTTTAAAGATTTAGATCAGCGTATCGAGCTAAAAGAAAATTTGGCAGAGAGTTTTAGTTGGTGCCAGCAACAAGCAAAAGAGGGTGACATAGTTTTGTTGTCTCCAGCCTGCGCCAGCTTGGATATGTATAAGAATTTTGAAGTGCGCGGGCAACACTTCTGCGAACTGGTGGAGGCGCTATGA
- the ftsW gene encoding cell division protein FtsW produces MKVMSKPLWFENTLQWLNPAAKESQEPLLFDRHLLWLALCLMVMGLVMVASSSIPEGIAINDDPFRFAKRHGIYLLLCLAAMAFVVQIPLAWWQSHNAKLLLLSGVALVLVLLIGRNINGSSRWIGLGPINVQPAEFAKLALFTYLAGYLVRRHEQVRENLKGFLKPLIVFFFLAVLLLAQPDLGSVVVMFVTTVGMLFLAGAKLIQFFGLIFTGVVAVVTLVIAEPYRMRRVSSFLDPWQDPFGSGYQLTQSLMAFGRGDWLGEGLGNSIQKLEYLPEAHTDFVVAVLAEELGFIGVCAVLLLLILLVSRAMKIGKQALLAEQAFAGYLACGIGIWFSFQTMVNVGAASGLVPTKGLTLPLISYGGSSLLAMSIAVAILLRIDHELRLANCQAYKRDAHG; encoded by the coding sequence ATGAAAGTAATGTCTAAACCACTTTGGTTCGAGAATACCTTACAGTGGTTAAACCCAGCCGCTAAAGAAAGCCAAGAGCCGCTTTTGTTCGACCGTCATTTATTGTGGTTAGCCTTGTGTCTAATGGTGATGGGGCTAGTGATGGTTGCATCTTCATCTATTCCAGAAGGCATCGCGATTAACGACGATCCATTCCGTTTTGCTAAACGGCACGGTATTTATTTGTTGTTATGTTTAGCCGCTATGGCTTTTGTGGTGCAAATCCCGCTGGCATGGTGGCAATCTCATAATGCCAAATTACTGCTATTGTCTGGTGTTGCATTGGTATTGGTATTGCTGATTGGCCGTAATATTAACGGTAGTAGTCGCTGGATTGGCTTAGGGCCTATTAATGTACAGCCTGCCGAGTTTGCCAAACTTGCATTGTTCACATATTTAGCCGGTTATCTAGTGCGTCGCCATGAGCAGGTACGTGAGAACTTAAAAGGCTTTTTAAAGCCACTTATCGTCTTTTTCTTCTTGGCGGTATTGCTGCTGGCTCAACCCGATTTGGGCAGTGTGGTAGTTATGTTTGTAACCACTGTAGGCATGCTGTTTTTAGCTGGCGCCAAGCTTATTCAGTTCTTTGGTTTGATTTTTACCGGTGTGGTAGCGGTGGTGACTTTGGTTATCGCAGAACCTTACCGGATGCGCCGTGTTTCTTCATTTCTAGACCCTTGGCAAGATCCTTTTGGTAGTGGCTATCAGTTAACTCAATCTCTAATGGCTTTTGGTCGAGGCGACTGGCTAGGCGAAGGTTTGGGGAACTCTATTCAGAAGCTTGAATACTTGCCAGAAGCGCATACCGATTTTGTGGTTGCTGTATTAGCCGAAGAACTCGGATTTATAGGTGTCTGTGCGGTTTTGTTGCTACTTATTTTGTTGGTAAGCCGCGCCATGAAAATTGGTAAGCAGGCTTTACTGGCAGAGCAAGCGTTTGCCGGTTACTTAGCTTGCGGTATTGGTATCTGGTTTAGTTTTCAAACCATGGTAAATGTTGGCGCTGCTTCAGGCTTGGTGCCAACTAAAGGGTTAACCTTACCGTTGATTTCTTATGGTGGCTCCAGCTTATTGGCGATGTCGATAGCAGTCGCTATCTTACTGCGAATTGATCATGAACTTCGATTGGCTAACTGTCAGGCCTATAAGAGAGATGCTCATGGTTAA